The Aricia agestis chromosome 3, ilAriAges1.1, whole genome shotgun sequence genome includes the window aataagaacaagttagcaataccaatgttcagactagccaaagtaagcaaatcctttaaaggccaatgtatacgcctatacaataaaatcccagaaaatgttcaaaatctacaagcgtattataaattttattacaaaaatatttggcaCACGTATTAATAGCAAGTGTAGTGTGTAGGTATAACAAAtccaaatattatcaaaatcggaGACATCGACTATTTTTTCCTGTCCGCTTGGCGTGGAACGCCCCATATTATATGTCACAAAGGTATAAGTTCTATTAAGTTAATCATTATTTTTCcatatttgtgaaatattatctttaaatatataagatttaataattagaatgtcggaatcggctccaacgattttcatgaaatttagtatatatagggggtttcggggacgataaatcgatctagctaggaatcatttttagaaaatgtcattttattcgtgtttttattgaataccgagcaaagctcggtcaaatagctagtaatatatataacATTATGAAGATAAGcaattatgaatattatttctTGTTGTAAGTATGTTTAAATACTGTGTAaagctgatattatattttgtaacaacAAAGTGAGCAACAATCTTGTGAACATAGCAATACAGGAAAGGCAATAAAAGATAAAGCATTCAATAAAACTGTAATAATATTGGTTGTCAAGATGTAgaaataaatagttaataaatattgttaaaatcAACTACCTTGATTTTAGTAAAAATTCTAAAACTGCGTCAGATTTCGTTGATATAAAAAATGGAACTAGAACTATTAAACGTTACACCTACGCAATAAATAGAGTACAGATAAAATTGTATAAggtatcaaatattttaaatatgtacaaaattaaaaagaatcAAAAAATTATACTATATCACAGTCACTAGAGAAATATGAACATTATGGCAAAATGTTGTGTCgagaaagtaaaaataaataaaacttttaagtcAAATAGTAATCTACTTGCTAATCGTTAAAAATGgctattaaagttaatttaatattaatatttggttaaagatataaaatttaACCGATATGTtagttttcacaaaatcttaagaaattcatattttttacttatgatttcttataaaaatataggaCTTTCCCATTCTTTGCGATGATTTTGGACTACTTAAATTTCTATACGTTACAGTAAAGCAGtctatattttgatacacataCGCAAACCAGACCAAACATTACCTACAACCTTCACAATGTCGTCTGCACATTGTAAAATTCTTCAGAATTAGaagttatttaaacatttatataattttttcatcAGCTTATTCGATGTTACTTTGAAATAAAGttactttcattatttttagcTGCATCTATCCCCTAGTCTAATTGTTTACTAGATTCACTCGATCCAATTTTTTCACAATTGTATTAATATTACGTCACTTTTTTACATTATGTAcaagttaaattaattattgcttGGTTAGTTTCAAtgatatttacttaattaacttCTGTACGAATGCCCCGAGCAACCGGACGTTCCTGAGTTGTTAGTAAACGCGCGCATTTCTCTGTACTGTGATTCCCTGCAACAAACACAGCCTGTAAATCTTCGTGAACGTTATGCAGAACAGACTTAATAAGATTCTCGTACACGTTTCGTAATCAATTTATTGACCTATATacagtatttaaattaaacattaaaaaaaactagcatGTTAATTTCAGGTCAACATtgtcttaatattatttatcaattatttcaataataacgGTGTTTCTTTATATTATTCAGTCTGAAAATAACTTACCTTTCGTATGGAGGAGGTGGAAGGATATCACACAAATTCATTCTACAATTCTGTTCGCTTTGCCTGGAATGTTTTGATTCTATACTCATTTGCCGGAAGCTATTTTCTCTTCCCAACCATTGCCACTGAGGATAATCATACTCTACATCCGCTACTGCCCATTCCTTGTTGCCATCGTGTTGACTAGACGACCGAGATTGAGCGGTCTTGCACGACGGACACTCATCCATTGATATGTCTTGAAtctcatcatcattaccacatTTTGTCATATCACTGTAATCTTTTGTGAGAGTAGACGTACTACTACGACAACAGGTAGAGCATTCCTCATTTGAATATTGATTACTTTCAGCAAAGGACCTCACCATACTATTATCACAAGATTCAGGACTGACTGTACATTTTATGCATGAATCTTCTGCATCTGTTTGGtcctaaaatataaatttacttcattaatttaatgtaagatttcttacagacgaacggcacttgtcgacggcagttgACGCGTGGCGTCGATAAGTGCTGTTCGACTGTAAGCGCTCAAAGTAAACTTtcttaatattacaaattgaTTTAAATTGAATTCATTTCGTTAAAAAATCAAGCACAGTACAccgtttaaaataatgttttgtcttaTACATCTACAGACTCGAACTCATCGGGGTTGTCTGCCGATGACGACGCTATCTTAGTTCTAAATCTATTAGGGTCTACTAATTGCGCTTGAGGGTGGATGAGCGAGTATTACATTAGTGAGGCTTTATTAGTTATTGATTTTGGTCGTCTACATGTTCTTTTACTGTTTCATTTTATATTTGAATATCATTCTTACCTGATAATTCAGTTCTGTATAAATAGCACTAGATGCGTAAGGTTCTGGTTGTATTCGTCTATGATCATTTTGTATCATCACATTTACGTTTGAGTGCTGTTGTGGTAGGCTATATTCTGCTTCCATTGCCATTGTATCAATTGTATGTCCACCTTGATTAAGAATAATTAGtatcaaattattaaattaatcgaaattattgtaatttgttgtGCGCAGTCAATTTAATACCGCAAATAATCCGAGTGTTAATATTTGTGGTATTgaatgaaaaattataaaacgtgatttcaattttaaattcaattaacATTACATGTACTTAAATTACACCAAATAcctacattaattaattaatataatatcattttactTACTATGTAAGAGGCTTTGGTGGCAATTCAATATTTCTATTCTCGGTTCATTAGATCCCTCGTATAATGGTCTCTCGCGAAGCCATACTGCCTCTTTTCCTAGTAAGCATTGGGAATTTGAAATTGGAGCACCTGCATCAAAAATTGTCtcttttacataaaaattttaattttattcattactttattattttcaattaaaatttattcgtTTTAGGTACTAATGCATTAATTAACTCAAGATAAGAAAATTAGAAATACCTCCAGTTGCATGCCCTTTTCTCTGCTTCGACTGTCGCTGGCGTAAATAAACAATAACTCCAGCACCCAACAATACTATGGCTAATAAAGTTAAACTCAGAACTAACAACCAAGTTTCTTGGAACATTGACAATATTGCTTTATCCCTTGCTGGTTCGGTCCTGAAACAAAGTAATCCCCTAAGCTATGCGATATCCCAATTTATAACGCTGTATATAGTGGAACACGTACGAGATATGGATTTAATAAATTAAGAGAAACTTGCGAACTTAATACGATTTCGCATTAAGAAACTTAATATAACTCTACAAGACAGCAAATTGTAGCAGGATATAATTACGATTTAATGTCACTGCTTCTAATTCTTCCTGATAGTCTAAGATCCCACTGCAGAATTGTACATGTATCGAGTACACGGTAAAAACcacatttttacaaatatttatgatAAGGAGAACATATTTCTACTGGGGTGCTAGTCCAAATGTGGCcgccaatatatatatatatttttttaaatattgagttggCGGGATAAAATGTAATCACCAGGTATTGAAAGCAAACATCGTTCATTTTACGGCAATGAGTATAgagattaaaaacaaaataaaatttatattcaagggggctctcatacaataatcgttattttttggcctttctCACTCTATGtcgataatggcaacagataggcactttaaaatttcacgaaatattcaattaaatgtgcaatttaattactaataataaaattaaagtaaaattaaaataattataaagggggctcccatacaaaaaaacacaaattttggcctaattttgctctataatagtacggaaAATTTCGTGTGCGAGTACGACTCGATCGATCGATTATAATTACTATTGTCTGAACCGATAGTTAAGTACACTAACATGATGTACTATCACTATCCTCGTTAGACGCGCTAGCCTTCGCCTTCGATAGTTTGCCATCTTTGACAGCCGGCACCCCTTATTTGCAGCCAGATTTAATTAGGCacacctatattataataataagaggAAAATAAGCTTCCATTTGATATATAAAAGATCAATATACGTTAAGTATCGTACCTGTTCACACTACAATACAGTTGCGGCCGGGTGCCCAAGGGCACACCGGATTTTTCTAAATCTCTATACTTATTGCCGTGAAATGGACGATGGTTGCTTTCAATACCTGATGATTACATTTTGTCCCGCCAACtcaatttttaaaacattttttttaaatatttgcgtCCACATTTGAACTGGCACCCCAGTAGAAATATGTTCTCCTAatcataaatatttgtaaaaacgTGGTTTTTAGCATGTACTCGATACCGTAGTCGTATCTCGTTCTATGATActtattatgaaattaagaaaGGAATGTAAAGGATAGAGCAgcttattttaaaatcatattttagcTAGTCAAATTCGTATCTTGTTTCAGAGCCAACGTGTACTTACTGCACATAGTGTCTCTGCGTGTGTGTGGGCAGCACATGTATCTGCGCCGGCGCACTGAAGGGCCCGTGTCCGCGGCGTGTGACGGCAGCGGCGCGCGCGCTGTAGTGGCCGCCCGCGCGGAGCGagctcgccgccgccgcccgcgtgCGCGCTCCCAGAGACATCTGACCCACCACACGACCTCCCGTACCCGAGCCCACTCTAACCTCAATCTAGAAAAAAGTCAGTCAAAGGGTCAATCCACATTACAACAACCCAAGGCGTAGTGATACacttttaaatgagccattcaaatTTGATCAAGCAGTCCAAAACCGCGAGTTGCAGGTTATAAATTCAATGTTTATCATTCTCGAGACATTGCGATATGAATTGAAGCTAAGTTTGATTAGTGCTTTATATTCTTTCAAAATGACTTATATCATTCAAAAATATATCAGGAGCTCTTGTGAGAATAGAATCTGAAAAACAAATCACCTATTACCACCACTCTATGGTGGCAtattactacttactacttacCAAGTAACCAGAGAGTTCTCCATTCCAACTATGCACTGGTGGGGGATCCCATCGTATCCAAGCCGATGTGGCATTTATCACTCCAGCGGACACGTTTTGGGGTGCTTCAGAAGGTACTACAAATATGAAGCAAAAAAAATGCAGCatgataagtaataaaaatgtcataaaatatttttatggcttATCATGAATTGGTTTGGTTTCAAAACTTACCATCTTCTTCTGTATATCCACTTTTCATATTTGATGGTTTCCCAAGAAGTAATTTGTAAAATGgcatcaaaaatatattatactgtgcGTATGGTAATAACCCTGTTATGACGTGACTCGACGAGCCACTATTATGGACTGTTGTCATTGtaaaattatcatattttgtaaattctaCGATACTTTCTAATGAACCATTCATTTCTTGTGCGCTGTGTAAATCGAAAGCAAACTTTCTATTCAAGGACGTTCCATTGAACCATATCTTTACACCTTCTAAATATTCATTGTAATCAGTCAACACCTAAAAAAGACAACGAATAAGAAGTTGCAGCTGATAGCAGTACTTGACTTTACTATTAATCAATTAAGTAATTGACTTTGTATTAGATGAAGCTTATGGTTTTACTTACATCCCAAACAATCTTTAGAGTATTTGCTGAAATTCCTTCAACTCTTCTTAGAGCTAACACATCCTGTTGTAAATATCTTCGAGCTTGCACCAACTCATACTGTGTCATTGGTGGATGGTTTTGAGGTTTGTTTAGCTCTGGTTGTGGAGATGATGATTcagaattttcagaaaatgaattggCTTCTCTCCTCAACACCTGACAagaaaatttagaaaataaataaagataacGATTCCAAaaaaggataataatatattatacaagatatCTATCTGGTCAATTTATCTAAATTGACCAGATAGATATCTCGtatctattaatataattaaattcgcgtataatataattaaattctctataccTGCAATGTAGTTGTATGAAGTGCGCTACCTGCTGCACTTACAGCAACACATGTTAATCTTCCGGCATGTTGAGTTGAAACTCTGTCTATGTGTAAGAATGCGCCATTAACTGAACTCGGAAATATAAGCTCTTGTAGGCCTTCCATAGACCAGAACACCAATGGTTTTGGCGTACCCTCTGCTTCGCATGGAAATGATAATGATTCCCCTTCCCAGGCAGTTTGATCCGAAGGCACTCGAGTGAAATGAGGCAGTGCTAAAACAAAATAGAATTAAAAGGGGATTTATGTAGTAACTTATACTATCACAAATCTcgccaaataaaaataataataagcaaaATGAAATGAAAGCATCAAATCATGCTACTATTTTAAAAAAGATTCATTCAAAATTACTTACAGTGCACAGTTAAAATAGCGCTGGCTGTACTGGATCCAGCTTGGCTTTCTGCATGACAAGTGTACGTTCCTCCATCAGATGACATCACTCGGTCTATTCTTAATGAGCCCCTTCTAATTATCGCATACGGTGACAGTTGACCTTTGTCGCGAGCCCACGTCACTGATACATCTGACTCTGGTGATGCCTGGTTAAATAGAACGGTAAACTCTGTATCTATAACTGTGATTAGTTATGACTCATGAATGAAACATCAATGTATCTATTCCAAAAATGACATATCCagagaaaaataaatatgtagagCTAAAGCAATTTCATTTATTAAATGACtttgaaataaagttttaacaATGGAAGCTCTTAGGGAACACAATAGTTGAATGAAATAATAACACACAACAGCGTAACTACCGCTAAAGCAGACGCAGACGGCTACGAATTGTTAGTGAAAAAGGTTTTCAAGATCAGAATAGTGTGAGCACATTGTTTCTATGTTTCTTTTTATGTTACAGTGGCTCGTTTCATATAATGGGTTTTTCATAATAACATCGTTTTTGTAGCAATTTGCAAAACAACTTTCAAAACATGTTTAGTTGTTTTTCTAAGTAAAACTTACGTCCAAAAACTACTACCTGtggcatattatattaaaattaacattcataagttatgagttatgataatttattgaatcatttattaataacaactttattatattttttaattcaagcGAAAGTGTCGTAAAataaggaaaataaaataaacttacttGACAATGAAATTCAATGTTCTGTCCTATTAGTGCCGTTACATTATTCGGTTTCACGAGAAAATGCGGTCGACGTAATACGAGCAACGTAGCAGGACGCGACTGCCTTTCTCCGGCTACGTTGTACGCTATACATTTGTATACCCCACTGTCTGAAGGAAGACTCTCCACTATTTTCAGATTACCTTCGTCTACTATCGATATCCTAAAAGCAGACATTGAAATCATTCCAAAACCTTTATTACCTTACCTATTAACGCCGTGAGTAAATttctattaaatttttaaatggtTATTGAGCATAACTATGCAGctctatacttattatactttGTGCATatagcttttttattttattgattcaCTAAACTAGATAATACACAttaacaacttaattttaaatacaatttatcACTAGTGTACATCCTTCTTGAAGTGaatatacatgcaaaataaGCTAAAGTAGAGTACAAAAACTAAAGGGATTGGATTTCACAATTTAATAAACTACCTCAAGGTGACGTGAGTGAAAGTTAAGAACTAGATTAGATTAAGGAACCCCTCTAGACTTGGGTTGATAAAAATCGTATAAAGTAGATTAAAAGACCGGATGCATCCGTCTTTTATAGTTATTTCAAGCAATTTACGGTAAGTTACTAAATTGAAatcactaaaataatatatttgacgTAAATTTAATAACTTCAGGTAAAAGTAtcaaataatcaaaattatatttaaagagacatgataaattatacttataatacGACTTACCTTCCATTGACTTCAACATCCAAAGTGCGGCCATCTTTGGTCCAATGCACCGAAGGATCCGGTACACCTCTGGGTGACAAACACTCTAATAAAGCAGGTTCCCCACTAGCAACTCTAACGTCACGTGGTTCTTTTCTAAACTCATCCCGGAGAACTGCAACAAACTCACCTGGTTAATGCGCTTTTGCATCTCAAAGGTACAGTTTCGCAAttagaatattttatgaattttcttaattttcccTGTGCTCAGCTTCAATGGCCTGCAGCCATTAAAACTTTTACTTAGCGCTCcagactattataataatattaaagaactTTAATAGACGCTAGAGTGCTGTTAAATTGATACATTGTCATACTGAATGCGTTTTTTCTAAGTTAGAAAATTGTATACTTATTCTTTTCCATCATAAATTCATACTTTTGTCGGTactcaattataatattgtagctCTTAGTTTAGGACTAAAATATTAAGCTCTCGATTTCGCACTTACTGCACAAATAAAGCCTTCAGATATTATATCcaatttaaattcattttgtaTGCATTCCACTAGCTCGTTATTAATTTCTTGGTTATTATTTAGCTTTGTGACAAACGCGACCTCAAAGGCTTTATCGCTTTGTGCGATTATTGCATTATCATACTATATTGGTATTACCGAGCCGTCCGGTTCAGTTATTTCATTTTGAAGCATTTAATACTCAACTATATTGCCTTTTTGTCGTGTGCCTTTGTTATATTTCCTTTAAGGAAAACAACCAATGACAATAACTTCAAAAGCTACAACTCCACAATTGTAATCGTAATTTTGTAAGCAAccttaattgttttattaactAAAATAGATAAACGTAACTTATATAAGGCGTATAAGTTAGCAACATAAATTCAAAGTTGATGTTACATCGGAGACGTGGTATGCGAGAGATAAGAAACAGTATCGATTTTCCGTAAGCTCACCAGCAATGGTTAGGGTGGCGTTCTTGCTAACCGCTTCCCCGACAGTGTTACGTGCGACGCACCAGTAGACGCCCTCGTCACTTTCCTTCTTACCACGCATAACCCTAAAAGGAAAATTAACTGTGTCATAAAAGTATACTCGAGTTATTAAATGGAGGTATCCCCTTTACGATTGTTGTAAATATATAAATGCTTGCCCCATCATAGTTATGGTCAATATTTTACGTCCAATATACAGCAAACTAGACGTAAAGAGGTAACTTCTTACATTATGACTGATAAATTAGTGATTTATCAGTCATAATGTAAGAAGTTACCTCAAGTCTGTAATATACTTACTTTGTATACAAActtctaaattattataattaaaaatattattattttttaaatgtttattctTGTTATTATTATCAGCATTTCTTGTAATAGCAAATCTGTGTTTTGTTAAAATAACTACACAATTGGCTCTATGTTAAAATAGTTTGTACAGCACTTtgctatcaattattattattggtgtcAACATAATATAGGCAACATTATTCATCCTCAGTTTCGGTCACGTGTTTACTAACTTACCTGAGAAATAGCAGTCCATCTTCCAGTAGAACCCTATGAGGGTGGTCTGTGGGGGCGAGGGGAAAGCCGTCCTTGTACCACAGTATATTCGGCTTGGGCTTGCCTTCGGCTACACAGCGTAGGGTGGCGGGCTCGCTCCGACCGACGATCGTGTCTGCCGGGTGCTCCTTAATCCGCGGCGCACGGCTCTGGGCTTAAACGGTAGTAAAATCTTTAAGCTCTCCAAATACAACAACATAAGTAAACAATATGCAGATAATCCATTTTGTTtactaaaaagttttttttttttactttgctttGGATTATGCGTCAAAATTAATTGCTTAGTTGATCAAGATTATTGTAAAGTAAGTGTGTCTGATTCATATTAAAAAGCTACTTTGAGTTAATTAATAACGATGACTCATAGTTCACCGACTCCTTTTTACAGCGTGGGtaatttatataagtaagtaatgaGAATAGCAATAATATTGATTGTAAATACAAAAGGTAATTGACAGGTAATGAaaggttttaaatgaaataataattagctTATTAACAAAGTTTATAGATTTACATTATCCTTTGAAAAAATatgcgaaaaaaaaacataccttTAGCCGCATGCAGTATAAACAAAAGATGCACCACGATCTTGAACTTGTTCGATGCACTAATAGGTCGCGCGACCATGCTGACACCTCACATTTCACTCATGTTCACTCACTCGAATCAACACAACTTCCTCAAATCTCACTCAAAGTCTTATTCATTTACGTAAACTCATGTTCGCGTTTTCTCTGATGAATGACGCGACCTCCCCGTATGCTTCCGTTCAGTCCACTGTCCCCGCTGACATTTCGCGCCGACTCCGTAGCGCGCGTGCTTTCGCGATGGACTTTATGTTTATTTGCTGTTAAACGCGTTATTAGCGCTAAAGATACGTATTGCTCATCTTTTATCACTTTAACATAATGTCATTCAACTTAACTGTATTGTGAATTGTCATGTGTAAagcttttactttaaaagcttGTAATTATTTCGTTTTCACCACCTTCTAAGTggtacatttattattttatcatttgcTGAACTCATCAGGATAGAGTAAGATTTTATTTATCTGTTTTATCGTGgaatattatgcattttataCTACTTAcagttataatatatacaaaaatgaCTTTATctactaatataaatataataataagcatTTCTTTCGCTCTGACGCGGACGTACAAATTACAAATAAGTATTATGTACttagttaatttttaaattaaaattttggtcTTGCACCAGCtgattaattaaaatgttattagatCTTACGTCACAAAATGGCTTCCGTTCGAAATTTGAACATTCGAAATTCAATCCTTCGAGAATTCCATTTTTTTTCGAGAATTTTGATACTGTAGTATGCGAGGCACGTATTAAGTTACCTAACTGTGCTGCGGTGTAGTAATAGGACATACTAAATAGGATCCCAGTAATTGTCCTAGATTAACTTGTTCCTAATTACTACTAGAGTTTAAGTATCACTTGTATTCATTGCTTAGAGCAGTAATTACACTAACCTggtaattttatttcgtttaacCTTTTGGTTTTAGCTATCTTGGCAAAAACATTTTGCACGCAAAATCGGTAACAAATAAGAACAGCAGATTTAGCTGATCACAACGTTGGAAAAAACTTAAACTCTATAATAGAAGAAAATATCTTTACTGTATTacacaataaatcaataaatattCATAGCTTTATGTAACCAAttaacaaaacaaagaaaagaaaaaaaaacatttttacgtGATCCCTAGCCCAACTTTTGGCCCTATCAATGTTGATACAAAAATTTCTATGAAACAATACGTATtgtatagatattatgtaatttgaatAATTTAACGGTAAACTTTAGCTTTGTATTCcaaatgaattaatattattcatagTTATGTCTTCATTCGCATTCTAATATGCCGCACTACGACGCATAGTTTGGTAATATTGGTTTTGATCATATTATCGTCGGCCAGATTGTTTTGATCATAATCTATATACTTCTATAC containing:
- the LOC121725358 gene encoding peroxidasin homolog; amino-acid sequence: MVARPISASNKFKIVVHLLFILHAAKAQSRAPRIKEHPADTIVGRSEPATLRCVAEGKPKPNILWYKDGFPLAPTDHPHRVLLEDGLLFLRVMRGKKESDEGVYWCVARNTVGEAVSKNATLTIAVLRDEFRKEPRDVRVASGEPALLECLSPRGVPDPSVHWTKDGRTLDVEVNGRISIVDEGNLKIVESLPSDSGVYKCIAYNVAGERQSRPATLLVLRRPHFLVKPNNVTALIGQNIEFHCQASPESDVSVTWARDKGQLSPYAIIRRGSLRIDRVMSSDGGTYTCHAESQAGSSTASAILTVHSLPHFTRVPSDQTAWEGESLSFPCEAEGTPKPLVFWSMEGLQELIFPSSVNGAFLHIDRVSTQHAGRLTCVAVSAAGSALHTTTLQVLRREANSFSENSESSSPQPELNKPQNHPPMTQYELVQARRYLQQDVLALRRVEGISANTLKIVWDVLTDYNEYLEGVKIWFNGTSLNRKFAFDLHSAQEMNGSLESIVEFTKYDNFTMTTVHNSGSSSHVITGLLPYAQYNIFLMPFYKLLLGKPSNMKSGYTEEDVPSEAPQNVSAGVINATSAWIRWDPPPVHSWNGELSGYLIEVRVGSGTGGRVVGQMSLGARTRAAAASSLRAGGHYSARAAAVTRRGHGPFSAPAQIHVLPTHTQRHYVQTEPARDKAILSMFQETWLLVLSLTLLAIVLLGAGVIVYLRQRQSKQRKGHATGGAPISNSQCLLGKEAVWLRERPLYEGSNEPRIEILNCHQSLLHSGHTIDTMAMEAEYSLPQQHSNVNVMIQNDHRRIQPEPYASSAIYTELNYQDQTDAEDSCIKCTVSPESCDNSMVRSFAESNQYSNEECSTCCRSSTSTLTKDYSDMTKCGNDDEIQDISMDECPSCKTAQSRSSSQHDGNKEWAVADVEYDYPQWQWLGRENSFRQMSIESKHSRQSEQNCRMNLCDILPPPPYERESQYREMRAFTNNSGTSGCSGHSYRS